The Motacilla alba alba isolate MOTALB_02 chromosome 3, Motacilla_alba_V1.0_pri, whole genome shotgun sequence DNA window GAACTCATGGGGGCGGGATCAAGCTTGTGGTgtcaatgcaaaaaaaaaaacccattcccATGGTGTCTATGCTCACGTCTCAATTCTTCAACAGAAATGCTTGATTTTAGAAATAAACCAATGTAACAGTCAAAAATGCAAATGACACCATTCTGACCCACTCTTTGACACAGTATTATAACTTCCAGTACCTCAATATCATGAACAACAAAACAAGTGTGGAGCTGAAGTTACTGTAAAAGCAAAGTCTAATATTACAATGATTTCCAATGAAAATGGCACattcaaatttaaattaaacttaGTCTACACATTtcaaaatctgaattaattaaaaatactgtttacaATGGTATAATGAAAAACTGCTCTTGAAGAGCataaccataaaaaaaaattctttattattaGAAAGTGATAGAAAAGGAAGATGCAGAAATGGGGAGTGGAGCAATAGTTTCAATACATGTATTTGCACCAGTGAATATCATGCTCTTAGCAAGTCATTGATAGCTGTCACTGATGGTCTTTACCCATGTACAAATGTAGTCAGCCACTTCCCACTGCTGCGATGCCAACAGAAATGCAACACACACACTGAAACGCAACAAATTTAGTGCCTGACTGTCCCAGGTGCTGAGAACCCTCGGCTCCCGACAGGCCCTTCAGTCTAAACCAAAGCATACTCTTGACAATAATTTAGTGGTCAAAGTCTTAGCAGTTTAAAGAGCCTGtcactttttttgctttcttagcTTTTTTCAGTATATCGCACTTTTTTCTGTTAGGACGCCGGCACCTTTCATCGATGCTCGGTATACATTCATAATGCCACACTTCTTCCATTTTCTCCACAGGATAAACTGCCTCCACATAGTGACGGATCAGTCTCAGTCTGATGGGATCAAGCTGTTTTTTATTGCAAGCACCTGAATGGTTGTACTGCAGTCTCAGATTCTCCGGAGTAAAGAGTTCAGGAAAGAGTCTTACGAGAAGCCTGGCAGCAAAGTTGCCGACCGACAGGCTCTGCTGCACTATCTCTCTTATCTCCTTGTCAGACAGCAAATACAGAGAAGGCACAGGGAAGTCTGGATTAGGAACAACAAGTTCATCGAGTGGTATCTTGCAAAAATCCTTGCTACTTCTTTCCGGTGGCAGTGGCGGCCCTTCAAATTCTTCCCGAAATCTCTCAGGGTTTATTGCATAGGTGAGAAATTCCCTCCTGTCAGGCCCTGGCACATGGATTTTCCGTTGCTGTTGGTACGAGCGCCTTTGCTCCGTGTCTCTTCGTCGACACCTCTCGTCAAGCTTCCCCACAAACTCCAATGTCCACACTCTGTCATTCTTTGCTCTGGGGTACAGTATCTGCACATAATGTCGAATTAATTTAATTCTAGTGGGGTCAAGCTGTTTCTTGCCTAAAGATCCGCTACAGTTGTATTGCTTCCGTAAGTTTTCATGAGTAAATAGTTCAGGAAATAAGAGAACAAGCAATCGGGAAGCAAAGTTGCCTATGGAAAGACTGCTTTCATATATACTTTTAATCTGTTCTTTGTTCAACAGGTAATCCGGGACAGGAACATCAAAATCAGGAGGGGGAAAGTCAAGTTTGTCAAAATCTATGGGTACAAGCCAAATTTTTTTGGACCGTCTGCCAGGCTTTTCATACTCAAAACTGTCTTCCACTTTTATGATTGATACATCGTCTGGTAAACTAGAAGAATCGTAACAGTCATCTCTCATCTGGTCACATTCACTTCCATCCATATACGTACTTTCAAGCTCATCATTTATTCGCTGAACACACTGCTGCAACCAGGCTTCTTCTTCTTGCACATCTGGAAAGTAAATTTCAGTATACCTACGGATTATTTGAAGCCGATGAGGATCCAGCAGTTGTTTTCCCGAGTCTCCAAAGCAGCTGTACCTTTCAGCTAATTTTCTGTGGTCAAAGAGTTCTGGAAACAGTCTGtgtaacagaaaaacagaaaactctCCTGGTGAAGAAGCTTCATCTAAAAATTCATTGAGATCCTGAGCATCCAGCATGTAATCTGAGGCAATGACATTACTCCTGTCCAAGGACAAAGCTTCTTCCTGCTCTTTATCCTCCATAAAATGAGAGGATTCTACCTGCTCAGTCTCATAAAAACTGGATGATTGCACATTCTGCTGactgttttccatttccctttgaGCCCAAAATCTATTGAAAAAATCATTGACTTGAGGCAAACACTCCAATTGCCACACAGCTGTATTCTTCACAGAAGGATAACAAACTTCCACATAGTTACGAATAAGCTGCAGATGAAGAGATTCAAGTTTCCTTTTGTTGAGAAAGCCACAcgcactgcagctcctgctgaactCATCATCACTGAagagctctgggaagagctgcacGAGCAACCGGCAAGCCAGATCTCCGCCCGATGTGCTTTGATCCATGATTTGTTTGAGTTCCGTAGAAGTCAGCTGGTACTCCGGAGGAGGCTTGAAGTCAGCAACGGACTCTGCTGGACTGACTTGCTTTTTAATTCTGCTAACCTCCAGAGACAACAGGTCAACTTTACTGTGAAGCTGAGTCATATTGGTGTTGAGGGTGTTCAGCgtgtaaaacattttctgtatcAAAGAATATATATTTGATTCTGaatctgctgtggctgctgctacTGCAATGGCTGTGGCTGAGTCTCTTTTGCGTTGATCATTCAAAGTCCGAATTTGTGAGGGACTACTGGGGTTGATTTTTTCAAACAACTCGTAAGAAGCAAACTGATCTGCTCCTGGTGGGTTCTTCTTCTCTGTGATTTTGTGCGAGATGCCATAGAGAGGTTTTTTATAAGATGGAGTGATTATGTCACTGAAAGATTCTTCTTCACAGAGCCATGTCACATTAGAAGTCTTGTTCTTGCTTGGCTGCTCTGCATTTACCTGAGTGGGTGAGCCAGCATCTCTGTTCCTCATGTTTGAAAGGGAGCCCttcaaatgaataaatattgtATTAGTAAGACTCCCCTAAAAATATTAGCTATAAATACGTGCTCCTTAAGCAGGCATTGTTACATAAATATGCAAAGTCAAATTTTCCCCAGGGGACTTGTGTTAAACAATAAAAACTAGTAAGTTcactaggaaaaataaaaatacagtaaagaattatttaagtttcatttttgttttcctttttttggctCATAGCTTTCGCCATGAAATAGAAATGCAATAATAATTCTTAGTACTCTCTACCCACAGAGCTCTAATTACTCCCCCAAATTAAGTATCATTAGGCTTCACCTTGCATATGAGGATCTTGGGCTGTCAAGAATTTGGGTGGCAACAAGTCAGCAACAGAGCCAAGAATAGCATCTAGATTTTCTGACTCCTAGTCCTGTGACCTTGCCATTGCCTCCAACAACTGCA harbors:
- the BEND3 gene encoding BEN domain-containing protein 3 isoform X1, which gives rise to MNSAEITDDDEVKIPKKNVKVETENEDEALDCSVTSRSAEKHSLDGAVTCLQDSSKRKQTSLGCDGSGGQQDALPSVKKRRFTQEGSLSNMRNRDAGSPTQVNAEQPSKNKTSNVTWLCEEESFSDIITPSYKKPLYGISHKITEKKNPPGADQFASYELFEKINPSSPSQIRTLNDQRKRDSATAIAVAAATADSESNIYSLIQKMFYTLNTLNTNMTQLHSKVDLLSLEVSRIKKQVSPAESVADFKPPPEYQLTSTELKQIMDQSTSGGDLACRLLVQLFPELFSDDEFSRSCSACGFLNKRKLESLHLQLIRNYVEVCYPSVKNTAVWQLECLPQVNDFFNRFWAQREMENSQQNVQSSSFYETEQVESSHFMEDKEQEEALSLDRSNVIASDYMLDAQDLNEFLDEASSPGEFSVFLLHRLFPELFDHRKLAERYSCFGDSGKQLLDPHRLQIIRRYTEIYFPDVQEEEAWLQQCVQRINDELESTYMDGSECDQMRDDCYDSSSLPDDVSIIKVEDSFEYEKPGRRSKKIWLVPIDFDKLDFPPPDFDVPVPDYLLNKEQIKSIYESSLSIGNFASRLLVLLFPELFTHENLRKQYNCSGSLGKKQLDPTRIKLIRHYVQILYPRAKNDRVWTLEFVGKLDERCRRRDTEQRRSYQQQRKIHVPGPDRREFLTYAINPERFREEFEGPPLPPERSSKDFCKIPLDELVVPNPDFPVPSLYLLSDKEIREIVQQSLSVGNFAARLLVRLFPELFTPENLRLQYNHSGACNKKQLDPIRLRLIRHYVEAVYPVEKMEEVWHYECIPSIDERCRRPNRKKCDILKKAKKAKKVTGSLNC
- the BEND3 gene encoding BEN domain-containing protein 3 isoform X2: MPVGSLSNMRNRDAGSPTQVNAEQPSKNKTSNVTWLCEEESFSDIITPSYKKPLYGISHKITEKKNPPGADQFASYELFEKINPSSPSQIRTLNDQRKRDSATAIAVAAATADSESNIYSLIQKMFYTLNTLNTNMTQLHSKVDLLSLEVSRIKKQVSPAESVADFKPPPEYQLTSTELKQIMDQSTSGGDLACRLLVQLFPELFSDDEFSRSCSACGFLNKRKLESLHLQLIRNYVEVCYPSVKNTAVWQLECLPQVNDFFNRFWAQREMENSQQNVQSSSFYETEQVESSHFMEDKEQEEALSLDRSNVIASDYMLDAQDLNEFLDEASSPGEFSVFLLHRLFPELFDHRKLAERYSCFGDSGKQLLDPHRLQIIRRYTEIYFPDVQEEEAWLQQCVQRINDELESTYMDGSECDQMRDDCYDSSSLPDDVSIIKVEDSFEYEKPGRRSKKIWLVPIDFDKLDFPPPDFDVPVPDYLLNKEQIKSIYESSLSIGNFASRLLVLLFPELFTHENLRKQYNCSGSLGKKQLDPTRIKLIRHYVQILYPRAKNDRVWTLEFVGKLDERCRRRDTEQRRSYQQQRKIHVPGPDRREFLTYAINPERFREEFEGPPLPPERSSKDFCKIPLDELVVPNPDFPVPSLYLLSDKEIREIVQQSLSVGNFAARLLVRLFPELFTPENLRLQYNHSGACNKKQLDPIRLRLIRHYVEAVYPVEKMEEVWHYECIPSIDERCRRPNRKKCDILKKAKKAKKVTGSLNC
- the BEND3 gene encoding BEN domain-containing protein 3 isoform X3, translated to MRNRDAGSPTQVNAEQPSKNKTSNVTWLCEEESFSDIITPSYKKPLYGISHKITEKKNPPGADQFASYELFEKINPSSPSQIRTLNDQRKRDSATAIAVAAATADSESNIYSLIQKMFYTLNTLNTNMTQLHSKVDLLSLEVSRIKKQVSPAESVADFKPPPEYQLTSTELKQIMDQSTSGGDLACRLLVQLFPELFSDDEFSRSCSACGFLNKRKLESLHLQLIRNYVEVCYPSVKNTAVWQLECLPQVNDFFNRFWAQREMENSQQNVQSSSFYETEQVESSHFMEDKEQEEALSLDRSNVIASDYMLDAQDLNEFLDEASSPGEFSVFLLHRLFPELFDHRKLAERYSCFGDSGKQLLDPHRLQIIRRYTEIYFPDVQEEEAWLQQCVQRINDELESTYMDGSECDQMRDDCYDSSSLPDDVSIIKVEDSFEYEKPGRRSKKIWLVPIDFDKLDFPPPDFDVPVPDYLLNKEQIKSIYESSLSIGNFASRLLVLLFPELFTHENLRKQYNCSGSLGKKQLDPTRIKLIRHYVQILYPRAKNDRVWTLEFVGKLDERCRRRDTEQRRSYQQQRKIHVPGPDRREFLTYAINPERFREEFEGPPLPPERSSKDFCKIPLDELVVPNPDFPVPSLYLLSDKEIREIVQQSLSVGNFAARLLVRLFPELFTPENLRLQYNHSGACNKKQLDPIRLRLIRHYVEAVYPVEKMEEVWHYECIPSIDERCRRPNRKKCDILKKAKKAKKVTGSLNC